In Cotesia glomerata isolate CgM1 linkage group LG1, MPM_Cglom_v2.3, whole genome shotgun sequence, one genomic interval encodes:
- the LOC123270389 gene encoding enhancer of split mgamma protein-like → MMAYDYPYPVSRTHQYKKITKPMLERKRRARINRCLEELKDLMVDALETEGENISKLEKADILELTVRYLQRLQASRASGTSTPSEETLAESRWQSGFGQCAAEACKYLASLPGESGEKLARHLASGLHSKRKIGTPILQAPDSTLPIVNQDVINCKVDPQFSWESSSTSSVNSIAPRHTSSPVNSLPNSLPENWDESNNNNTNTNINNNNSNNNNNFTKKDKLPISSQPSVEKEHSQKSELVIDNTNRDILINKTVIVKEINTDDEEDDEEIEIDVEKIDDTDHMWRPW, encoded by the exons atGATGGCGTACGATTATCCTTATCCAGTATCCAGGACTCATCAGTACAAAAAG ATTACGAAGCCAATGTTGGAGCGAAAAAGGCGCGCACGGATTAATCGATGTTTGGAAGAATTGAAAGATCTTATGGTTGATGCTTTAGag aCTGAAGGAGAAAATATAAGTAAATTGGAAAAAGCAGACATTCTTGAACTTACTGTACGGTACCTCCAGCGGCTCCAAGCTTCCAGAGCGTCAGGAACATCAACACCCTCCGAAGAAACATTAGCAGAGAGTCGCTGGCAATCAGGTTTTGGACAATGTGCCGCCGAGGCATGCAAATATCTCGCTTCACTTCCAGGAGAGTCTGGTGAAAAACTGGCTCGTCATTTGGCCTCAGGACTCCATTCAAAACGGAAAATTGGTACTCCC atcttGCAAGCGCCAGACTCGACTCTTCCGATTGTCAACCAAGAtgttattaattgtaaagttGATCCGCAGTTTTCGTGGGAATCTTCGTCAACATCATCGGTGAATTCGATTGCTCCTAGACACACTTCTTCACCAGTTAACTCTTTGCCAAATTCATTGCCCGAAAACTGGGATgaatctaataataataatactaatactaatattaataacaataatagcaataataataataattttacaaaaaaagataaattaccAATAAGTTCTCAGCCATCAGTTGAAAAAGAACACTCACAAAAATCAGAATTAGTAATTGACAATACAAATcgtgatattttaataaataagactgtgattgtaaaagaaattaataccGATGATGAGGAAGATGATGAAGAGATTGAAATAGATGTCGAGAAAATCGATGACACGGATCACATGTGGAGGCCTtggtaa